Proteins co-encoded in one Actinomadura luteofluorescens genomic window:
- a CDS encoding MFS transporter translates to MSSADSPEPPAPPEHPTIIATLREMSGTVRILVLGNLIINLAAFLNAFLVLFLTDRGFTAWESGVVLTALMIGRISGSAAGGAAADRFGYRRAIIGSMAGTAVLTAALVHVPNVWTGALVAGGAGLTAQAYRPAALAWVVELTPKDRQVIVFSVLRLTFNVGTTVGPVGAALLLAYSSYDALFYVDAATSLAFGVLAYVALRSNPEPAGREAASSDGKRAGYGQVFADRRFMLVVLGLFVTAIAYIQSSAALPLFVTGSGHTEKVYAALLSVNGFMVIAFEVLLSKWTQRLPIGVPMALGMAMLGVGHLVYTGPSPVTMLILATVVWTAGEIIAAPSMMAYPGLVAPSALRARYIAAATVPQHVGYAVGPMIGIAAWHAWGSGVWVLTGACGLLAGLLVLAGAGVSRRRPGEDEPAKEPGEPPAMAASRPGAADEAGAPDSPGPQGQPTDQPT, encoded by the coding sequence ATGAGCTCCGCCGACTCCCCCGAGCCCCCGGCTCCTCCGGAACACCCGACGATCATCGCCACGCTGCGGGAGATGAGCGGGACCGTCCGGATCCTCGTCCTCGGCAACCTGATCATCAATCTGGCGGCGTTCCTCAACGCGTTCCTGGTGCTGTTCCTCACCGACAGGGGCTTCACCGCGTGGGAGAGCGGCGTGGTGCTGACCGCGCTGATGATCGGGCGGATCTCCGGGTCGGCGGCGGGCGGCGCCGCCGCCGACCGGTTCGGCTACCGGCGCGCCATCATCGGCTCGATGGCCGGCACGGCGGTGCTGACCGCGGCGCTCGTGCACGTCCCGAACGTGTGGACCGGCGCGCTGGTCGCCGGGGGAGCGGGCCTGACCGCGCAGGCGTACCGGCCCGCCGCGCTCGCCTGGGTCGTGGAGCTGACGCCGAAGGACCGCCAGGTCATCGTGTTCTCGGTGCTGCGGCTGACCTTCAACGTCGGAACGACGGTCGGCCCGGTCGGCGCCGCGCTGCTGCTGGCCTACTCCTCCTACGACGCGCTGTTCTACGTGGACGCGGCGACGTCGCTGGCGTTCGGTGTCCTCGCCTACGTGGCGCTGCGCTCCAACCCCGAGCCGGCCGGCAGGGAGGCGGCGTCGAGCGACGGCAAGCGCGCCGGATACGGGCAGGTGTTCGCCGACCGGCGGTTCATGCTCGTCGTCCTCGGCCTCTTCGTCACCGCCATCGCCTACATCCAGAGCTCGGCCGCGCTGCCGCTGTTCGTCACCGGCTCCGGGCACACGGAGAAGGTGTACGCGGCGCTCCTCTCCGTGAACGGGTTCATGGTGATCGCGTTCGAGGTGCTGCTGTCGAAGTGGACGCAGCGGCTGCCGATCGGGGTGCCGATGGCGCTCGGCATGGCGATGCTGGGCGTCGGCCACCTCGTCTACACCGGGCCGTCCCCCGTCACGATGCTGATCCTCGCGACCGTGGTGTGGACCGCCGGCGAGATCATCGCGGCGCCGTCGATGATGGCCTACCCCGGCCTGGTCGCGCCGTCCGCGCTGCGCGCCCGCTACATCGCCGCGGCGACCGTCCCGCAGCACGTGGGCTACGCCGTCGGCCCCATGATCGGGATCGCCGCGTGGCACGCGTGGGGCTCGGGCGTGTGGGTGCTCACCGGGGCGTGCGGGCTGCTCGCCGGCCTCCTCGTGCTCGCCGGGGCCGGGGTGTCGCGGCGGCGGCCCGGCGAGGACGAGCCCGCGAAGGAGCCCGGGGAGCCGCCCGCCATGGCCGCGAGCCGGCCGGGCGCGGCGGACGAGGCGGGCGCGCCGGACTCCCCGGGGCCGCAGGGCCAACCGACGGATCAACCGACATGA
- a CDS encoding 50S ribosomal protein L11 methyltransferase, whose protein sequence is MNSAQPRTQGAIAGIHDGTELGEFLRWGRDLHHQGRYEDAARAFELILGVDADNQEALIGRNRAVRRSVPRWHWEMLHDEERAELYDRAIRQAVAAAPDALVLDIGAGSGLLAMMAARAGAREVVACEGQPSVAETAARVVRVAGYDDAVGVVSKMSTRMTVPGDLPRRAGLLVTEIVDCGLLGEGILGTIAHAREHLLTPDATIMPSRGRILAQLIESEPLHRKNHVGKLYGFDLAPFNRLSTLEYFDSRLHRHEHRALSEPTTVFEFDFYTADARPQRTELTVRPTAAGKMHAIAFWFEMELLPGIVVDNAPGHDSHWKQAIQCLPVPLHVQPDLPVSLVAAHDGECVRFEVESEEVVA, encoded by the coding sequence ATGAACAGCGCACAGCCGCGGACGCAGGGCGCGATCGCCGGGATCCACGACGGAACGGAGCTCGGCGAGTTCCTCAGGTGGGGCCGCGACCTGCACCACCAGGGCCGCTACGAGGACGCCGCCAGGGCCTTCGAACTGATCCTCGGCGTGGACGCCGACAACCAGGAGGCCCTGATCGGCCGGAACCGGGCCGTCCGGCGCTCGGTCCCCCGCTGGCACTGGGAGATGCTGCACGACGAGGAGCGCGCCGAGCTGTACGACCGGGCGATCCGGCAGGCGGTTGCGGCCGCCCCGGACGCCCTGGTCCTCGACATCGGCGCCGGGTCGGGCCTGCTGGCGATGATGGCGGCGCGGGCCGGGGCGCGGGAGGTCGTGGCCTGCGAGGGCCAGCCGTCCGTCGCCGAGACGGCCGCGCGGGTGGTCCGGGTGGCCGGGTACGACGACGCGGTCGGCGTCGTGTCGAAGATGTCCACCCGCATGACGGTGCCCGGGGACCTGCCGAGGCGCGCCGGCCTGCTGGTCACCGAGATCGTCGACTGCGGCCTGCTCGGCGAGGGCATCCTCGGGACGATCGCGCACGCCCGCGAGCACCTCCTCACCCCGGACGCGACGATCATGCCGTCGCGGGGGCGGATCCTCGCGCAGCTCATCGAGAGCGAGCCGCTGCACCGCAAGAACCACGTCGGCAAGCTGTACGGGTTCGACCTCGCGCCCTTCAACCGCCTGTCCACGCTGGAGTACTTCGACTCCCGGCTGCACCGGCACGAGCACCGGGCGCTGTCGGAGCCGACGACGGTGTTCGAGTTCGACTTCTACACCGCGGACGCGCGGCCGCAGCGCACCGAGCTGACGGTCCGGCCGACGGCCGCGGGCAAGATGCACGCGATCGCGTTCTGGTTCGAGATGGAGCTGCTGCCGGGGATCGTGGTCGACAACGCGCCCGGCCACGACTCGCACTGGAAGCAGGCGATCCAGTGCCTGCCCGTCCCGCTGCACGTCCAGCCGGACCTGCCGGTGTCCCTGGTCGCCGCCCACGACGGCGAGTGCGTCCGCTTCGAGGTGGAGTCCGAGGAGGTGGTCGCGTGA
- a CDS encoding helix-turn-helix domain-containing protein — MYVAAPSRRHTVSVLVFDGMAPFELGTVVEVFGLPRPELDVPWYDLRVCSLERGPMRAVGGFTMTAEHGLDAFASADTVLVVAVPDVRGDPPPEVVAALREAHARGARVASICSGAFALAAAGLLDGRAATTHWRYADLLRRRYPDVHVTPDVLYVDGDDVLTGAGSAAGLDMCLHLVRKDHGARVANAVARRLVVPPHRDGGQAQFVEAAVVPPGEDDPVARAMAWALDHLAEPITVARMAREACLAPRTFLRRFQRRTGTSPLRWVVSQRVLAALPLLEEGGAPIEEVGAAVGFESPATFRHHFARTMRTSPSAYRRTFRTAGGT; from the coding sequence ATGTACGTCGCCGCCCCGTCCCGCCGGCACACGGTGTCGGTGCTGGTGTTCGACGGCATGGCGCCGTTCGAGCTCGGCACGGTCGTCGAGGTGTTCGGGCTGCCCCGGCCCGAACTGGACGTCCCCTGGTACGACCTGCGTGTCTGCTCTCTGGAACGCGGCCCGATGCGGGCGGTGGGCGGTTTCACGATGACCGCCGAGCACGGGCTGGACGCGTTCGCGTCGGCGGACACCGTGCTGGTCGTCGCCGTCCCCGACGTCCGCGGGGACCCGCCGCCCGAGGTCGTCGCGGCGCTCCGGGAGGCGCACGCGCGGGGCGCCCGCGTGGCGTCCATCTGCTCGGGCGCGTTCGCCCTCGCCGCCGCCGGGCTCCTGGACGGACGGGCGGCCACCACTCACTGGCGGTACGCCGACCTGCTCCGCCGCCGTTACCCGGACGTCCACGTGACGCCCGACGTCCTCTACGTGGACGGCGACGACGTGCTCACCGGGGCGGGCAGCGCGGCGGGGCTCGACATGTGCCTGCACCTCGTCCGCAAGGACCACGGCGCCCGGGTGGCCAACGCGGTGGCGCGGCGGCTGGTCGTCCCGCCGCACCGGGACGGCGGGCAGGCGCAGTTCGTGGAGGCGGCGGTGGTCCCGCCGGGGGAGGACGACCCGGTCGCGCGGGCCATGGCGTGGGCGCTTGACCACCTCGCCGAGCCCATCACGGTGGCCCGCATGGCACGTGAGGCGTGCCTCGCACCCCGTACGTTCCTGCGCCGCTTCCAGCGTCGGACAGGGACGAGCCCGCTGCGCTGGGTGGTCAGCCAGCGCGTCCTGGCCGCGCTGCCGCTGCTGGAGGAGGGCGGCGCGCCGATCGAGGAGGTCGGCGCGGCGGTCGGCTTCGAGAGCCCGGCGACGTTCCGGCACCACTTCGCCCGGACGATGCGGACCTCCCCGTCCGCCTACCGCCGCACCTTCCGCACCGCCGGCGGAACCTGA
- a CDS encoding iron-containing redox enzyme family protein produces the protein MTVQPQAAPAAPRAGGTLGKRILAFAGHPLFRGDPQVVHGRNPYRRMLAPGSLAEADFDRPPGPGEWAAHRSLAAHRLLGTFYEAETVLLPEQGLDGLYEDFDLFYGPDLKELREGSVSDLERFAFGCLDEAVDVSGAATPEVLEAYFQHVVEEAAAGPSPALTAIAGARDRKSAADLYLVQLALDGLTEASAMSRNLAGAYGPEQSALFKIFIDEFGYGVYDAKHTTIFAKMLRSRAMATHVHAYWNFYLTGPLATNNYYYYLSRDHAKFFRYAGAVTYAEAVFAPAFVEMIKVFRDIFGDAVDLHYCDEHAHIDEHHGRITRDQVLLALAGRHGPRVVPELLRGIAEARLVGGWFEDDTAAQIRWSDDLPRHRELAGSARTGSEPPRRVVLTAESPFGTRCHDGDVVLEVERGEADLVTTPTGPPERLARGEAVLIPGGRLYGIRPATPETACALHAVPPA, from the coding sequence ATGACAGTTCAACCGCAGGCAGCCCCTGCCGCCCCACGCGCCGGCGGCACCCTCGGAAAGCGGATCCTGGCGTTCGCCGGCCACCCGCTGTTCCGCGGTGATCCCCAGGTCGTCCACGGCCGCAACCCCTACCGCCGCATGCTCGCGCCCGGCTCGCTGGCCGAAGCCGACTTCGACCGCCCGCCGGGCCCCGGCGAGTGGGCGGCCCATCGGTCCCTCGCCGCGCACCGGCTGCTCGGCACCTTCTACGAGGCCGAGACCGTGCTGCTCCCCGAGCAGGGACTCGACGGCCTGTACGAGGATTTCGACCTCTTCTACGGCCCTGACCTCAAAGAACTCCGGGAAGGGTCCGTCTCGGATCTGGAACGTTTCGCGTTCGGCTGCCTGGACGAGGCCGTGGACGTCAGCGGCGCCGCCACGCCCGAGGTGCTGGAGGCCTACTTCCAGCACGTCGTCGAGGAGGCCGCCGCCGGGCCCTCGCCCGCGCTGACCGCCATCGCCGGCGCCCGCGACCGCAAGAGCGCCGCCGACCTGTACCTGGTGCAGCTCGCGCTGGACGGGCTCACCGAGGCCTCCGCGATGTCGCGCAACCTCGCCGGGGCCTACGGTCCCGAGCAGTCCGCCCTGTTCAAGATATTCATCGACGAGTTCGGCTACGGGGTCTACGACGCCAAGCACACCACGATCTTCGCCAAAATGCTGCGCAGCCGCGCGATGGCGACCCATGTGCACGCGTACTGGAACTTCTACCTGACCGGCCCCCTGGCAACGAACAACTACTATTACTACCTGTCCCGCGACCATGCGAAGTTCTTCCGCTACGCGGGCGCGGTCACCTACGCCGAGGCCGTCTTCGCGCCCGCATTCGTGGAAATGATAAAAGTCTTCCGCGATATATTCGGCGACGCGGTCGATCTGCATTACTGCGACGAGCACGCGCACATCGACGAGCACCACGGGCGCATCACCCGGGACCAGGTCCTGCTGGCCCTGGCCGGGCGGCACGGCCCGCGAGTCGTCCCCGAGCTGCTGCGCGGCATCGCGGAGGCGCGGCTGGTCGGCGGCTGGTTCGAGGACGACACCGCGGCGCAGATCCGCTGGTCCGACGACCTCCCCCGGCACCGCGAGCTCGCCGGTTCGGCCCGGACCGGGTCCGAGCCTCCGCGGCGCGTCGTGCTGACCGCCGAAAGCCCGTTCGGGACGCGGTGCCATGACGGCGACGTCGTCCTGGAGGTGGAGCGCGGCGAGGCCGACCTCGTCACGACCCCCACCGGGCCGCCCGAGCGGCTGGCGCGCGGCGAGGCCGTGCTGATCCCCGGCGGGCGCCTCTACGGGATCCGGCCCGCGACGCCGGAGACCGCCTGCGCGCTCCACGCCGTGCCTCCCGCCTGA
- a CDS encoding ATP-grasp domain-containing protein: MSKPVVAVVRPFSSSALLAPALREAGFSPVAVMDYDGPALAPMQGAYDPAAYDAVINHHGDVEETVARLGALEPVAIFHGAEAALELAQRCTDALAPELSNDPALMDARRHKYAMHQAVAAAGLPVPRQICASDPAEVAAWIEREKLAGVDLVIKPPASAGTVGVSRAPGGQGWRELFDRMIGTRDKLGVLADEVLVQEQLTGTEYAIDTISHRGRHSITDMIKYRRVPFGEGIAVYDSVEWLPYDRDAYGELIDYGLASLDAVGLRNWAAHTEIMMTPDGPRLLEVNARLSGAGNPAVTYIASGESQVTRTIDLVRGRGPELPPGYTLRRNVMAVFLMSHSTGIVRNAEIYDLARELPSYHSPVAVVRTGDHVDASTDIFASMTMGYIILAHEDPEQIHADREAIRKIEKDLVVDVEGAG; encoded by the coding sequence ATGAGCAAACCCGTCGTCGCCGTCGTCCGGCCGTTCAGCTCGTCGGCGCTGCTCGCGCCCGCGCTGCGCGAGGCCGGCTTCAGCCCCGTCGCCGTCATGGACTACGACGGGCCGGCGCTGGCCCCCATGCAGGGGGCCTACGACCCCGCCGCCTACGACGCGGTGATCAACCACCACGGCGACGTCGAGGAGACCGTCGCGCGGCTGGGCGCGCTCGAACCGGTCGCGATCTTCCACGGCGCGGAGGCCGCGCTGGAGCTGGCGCAGCGCTGCACCGACGCCCTCGCGCCCGAGCTGTCCAACGACCCCGCGCTGATGGACGCCCGGCGCCACAAGTACGCGATGCACCAGGCCGTCGCCGCCGCGGGGCTGCCCGTCCCCCGGCAGATCTGCGCCTCCGACCCCGCCGAGGTCGCCGCCTGGATCGAGCGCGAGAAGCTCGCCGGGGTGGACCTGGTCATCAAGCCCCCGGCCAGCGCGGGCACGGTCGGGGTCAGCCGCGCGCCCGGCGGGCAGGGCTGGCGGGAGCTGTTCGACCGCATGATCGGCACGCGCGACAAGCTGGGCGTGCTCGCCGACGAGGTGCTCGTCCAGGAGCAGCTGACCGGCACCGAGTACGCGATCGACACGATCAGCCACCGGGGCCGCCACTCGATCACCGACATGATCAAGTACCGGCGGGTCCCGTTCGGCGAGGGCATCGCGGTGTACGACAGCGTCGAGTGGCTGCCCTACGACCGGGACGCCTACGGCGAGCTCATCGACTATGGCCTCGCCTCCCTGGACGCGGTCGGGCTGCGCAACTGGGCCGCGCACACCGAGATCATGATGACCCCGGACGGGCCCCGGCTGCTGGAGGTCAACGCGCGGCTCTCCGGTGCGGGCAACCCCGCGGTCACCTACATCGCGTCGGGGGAGAGCCAGGTCACCCGGACGATCGACCTGGTGCGCGGGCGCGGGCCGGAGCTGCCGCCCGGCTACACGCTGCGCCGCAACGTCATGGCCGTGTTCCTGATGTCGCACTCGACCGGGATCGTGCGCAACGCCGAGATCTACGACCTGGCCCGCGAGCTGCCGAGCTACCACTCGCCCGTCGCGGTCGTGCGCACCGGCGACCACGTGGACGCCAGCACCGACATCTTCGCCAGCATGACGATGGGCTACATCATCCTCGCCCACGAGGACCCGGAGCAGATCCACGCCGACCGCGAGGCCATCCGCAAGATCGAGAAGGACCTGGTCGTCGACGTGGAGGGGGCCGGCTGA
- a CDS encoding amidinotransferase yields the protein MTENAPSAERPAPVGSYNEWDPLEEVIVGVVDGAAVPPWHPAIEATVPPEAWDFYRRNGGGGFPREQVEAAREELDGFASILEGEGVTVRRPDPVDQSRPFGTADWTSTGGSSHTFPRDIALVAGDQIVEATMGWRSYYFATHPFRTIFKDYFRRGARWVAAPKPQLTDASFNPGYAAAKPATMSPDDPFPDATSVITEFEPIVDAGDFMRFGRDILVQRSHVTNRFGIEWVRRLLGGEFRVHEVAFADDHPMHMNATFVPLRPGRVLINPERVPELPEMFADWDVLVCPEPAIPADQTMYFCSRWIAMNTLMLDQERIFVEAQETELLRLLEKEGFTPIPVPFRTVNTFGGGFHCATLDVRRRGGPEDYFS from the coding sequence ATGACCGAGAACGCACCTTCGGCCGAGCGGCCCGCCCCGGTCGGCTCGTACAACGAGTGGGACCCGCTGGAAGAGGTGATCGTCGGCGTCGTCGACGGCGCCGCCGTCCCGCCGTGGCATCCGGCGATCGAGGCGACCGTCCCGCCCGAGGCGTGGGACTTCTACCGTCGCAACGGCGGCGGGGGGTTCCCGCGGGAGCAGGTCGAGGCGGCCCGCGAGGAGCTCGACGGTTTCGCGTCGATCCTGGAGGGCGAGGGCGTGACCGTCCGGCGCCCCGACCCGGTCGACCAGTCCCGCCCGTTCGGGACCGCCGACTGGACGTCCACCGGCGGCTCGTCGCACACCTTCCCCCGCGACATCGCGCTGGTCGCCGGCGACCAGATCGTCGAGGCGACGATGGGCTGGCGGTCGTACTACTTCGCCACCCACCCGTTCCGGACGATCTTCAAGGACTACTTCCGGCGCGGCGCCCGCTGGGTCGCGGCACCGAAGCCACAGCTCACCGACGCGTCCTTCAACCCGGGCTACGCCGCCGCCAAGCCGGCGACCATGTCCCCGGACGACCCGTTCCCGGACGCCACCTCCGTCATCACCGAGTTCGAGCCGATCGTGGACGCGGGCGACTTCATGCGGTTCGGCCGCGACATCCTCGTCCAGCGCAGCCACGTCACCAACCGGTTCGGCATCGAGTGGGTGCGGCGGCTGCTCGGCGGCGAGTTCCGGGTGCACGAGGTCGCCTTCGCCGACGACCACCCGATGCACATGAACGCCACGTTCGTCCCGCTGCGTCCCGGCCGCGTGCTGATCAACCCCGAGCGGGTGCCGGAACTGCCGGAGATGTTCGCCGACTGGGACGTGCTGGTCTGCCCCGAGCCCGCCATCCCCGCCGACCAGACCATGTACTTCTGCAGCCGGTGGATCGCGATGAACACCCTGATGCTCGACCAGGAGCGGATCTTCGTCGAGGCGCAGGAGACCGAGCTGCTGCGGCTGCTGGAGAAGGAGGGGTTCACCCCCATCCCCGTCCCGTTCCGCACGGTCAACACCTTCGGCGGCGGCTTCCACTGCGCCACCCTCGACGTCCGCCGCCGCGGCGGGCCCGAGGACTACTTCTCCTGA
- a CDS encoding ATP-grasp domain-containing protein gives MSYDPPAGGERPLLLLVASSYWVYRKYILESVSQRYRLWLLNPSPASWEEPYIAGHTVVDCLDLEKLTAAARDVARDHEVAGVFCYDEVYIETSAHLSAALGFPVLDPGAVARCRDKSATREALRDAGFPQPASRAVASLEEARAFAAGIGYPIIVKPRNLGGSLGLSKVERPEDLDAAFALTDGTRMGGIRQFEDYVVVEEFLEGPEISVECVLFQGECTPLIVARKVLGGSGDLAFEEIGHDVDAGDPLLFDAGFHDMLTRVHAAVGFTDGVTHIEFKLTPDGAKHVIEINVRLGGGMIPYLGLLTSGVDGPLAAADVAVGRRPAPRFPKPRRAASIRFAYPPFDMEVTSATAHRELIRPPVAEVEVGTQPGARVRLPPHGLARTGYVIAIGETLEETRAAIPDAGRYFTFEGVPLEPAP, from the coding sequence ATGTCCTATGACCCGCCCGCGGGCGGCGAGCGTCCGCTCCTTCTCCTGGTCGCGAGCAGCTACTGGGTCTACCGCAAGTACATCCTGGAGTCGGTGTCGCAGCGGTACCGGCTCTGGCTGCTCAACCCGTCACCGGCGAGCTGGGAGGAGCCCTACATCGCCGGGCACACCGTCGTCGACTGCCTCGACCTCGAAAAGCTGACGGCCGCGGCGCGCGACGTCGCCCGCGACCACGAGGTCGCCGGGGTGTTCTGCTACGACGAGGTCTACATCGAGACGTCCGCGCACCTCAGCGCGGCGCTCGGGTTCCCCGTCCTCGACCCGGGCGCGGTGGCGCGGTGCCGGGACAAGTCCGCGACGCGGGAGGCGCTGCGGGACGCCGGGTTCCCGCAGCCCGCGTCCCGTGCCGTGGCGTCGCTGGAGGAGGCGCGCGCGTTCGCCGCCGGGATCGGGTACCCGATCATCGTCAAGCCGCGCAACCTCGGCGGCAGCCTCGGCCTCAGCAAGGTCGAGAGGCCCGAGGACCTGGACGCCGCGTTCGCGCTCACCGACGGGACGCGGATGGGCGGCATCCGCCAGTTCGAGGACTACGTGGTCGTGGAGGAGTTCCTCGAAGGCCCGGAGATCTCCGTCGAGTGCGTCCTGTTCCAGGGGGAGTGCACGCCGCTGATCGTGGCGCGCAAGGTGCTCGGGGGCAGCGGCGACCTGGCGTTCGAGGAGATCGGCCACGACGTCGACGCGGGCGACCCGCTGCTGTTCGACGCCGGGTTCCACGACATGCTCACCCGGGTCCACGCGGCGGTCGGGTTCACCGACGGGGTCACGCACATCGAGTTCAAGCTCACCCCGGACGGCGCGAAGCACGTCATCGAGATCAACGTCCGGCTGGGCGGGGGGATGATCCCCTACCTCGGGCTGCTGACCTCCGGCGTCGACGGGCCGCTCGCGGCGGCCGACGTCGCGGTGGGGCGCCGCCCCGCCCCGCGGTTCCCGAAGCCGCGCAGGGCCGCGTCCATCCGGTTCGCCTATCCCCCGTTCGACATGGAGGTCACCTCGGCGACCGCGCACCGGGAGCTGATACGACCCCCCGTCGCGGAGGTCGAGGTCGGGACGCAGCCCGGCGCGCGGGTGCGGCTGCCACCGCACGGCCTGGCCCGCACCGGCTACGTCATCGCGATCGGGGAGACCCTGGAGGAGACCCGCGCCGCGATCCCGGACGCCGGACGGTACTTCACCTTCGAGGGCGTCCCGCTGGAGCCGGCGCCATGA
- a CDS encoding Rieske 2Fe-2S domain-containing protein, whose translation MARVIVMDLSRHNTVMVGHDRYFVLHEGERSLLVRDHCPHRGGPLSLARRTPDGRRLSCPWHGTKVGVSAVKRSCLPMVRSGDEAVVVLPDTGDPVSVIHKEILANLPPDPTHDEGAESR comes from the coding sequence ATGGCCCGCGTCATCGTGATGGATCTGAGCCGGCACAACACCGTGATGGTCGGCCACGACCGCTACTTCGTCCTGCACGAGGGCGAACGGTCGCTGCTCGTCCGCGACCACTGCCCGCACCGCGGCGGCCCGCTCAGCCTGGCCCGCCGCACCCCGGACGGGCGGCGGCTCAGCTGCCCGTGGCACGGCACGAAGGTCGGTGTCTCCGCCGTGAAGCGCTCCTGCCTGCCGATGGTGCGCAGCGGCGACGAGGCCGTCGTCGTCCTTCCCGACACCGGCGACCCCGTCTCGGTCATCCACAAGGAGATCCTCGCCAACCTGCCGCCCGACCCGACCCACGACGAAGGGGCCGAGAGCCGATGA
- a CDS encoding iron-containing redox enzyme family protein — MTAITEALGAPAPGMVTTSMAPTPAAASALAAYCSQRIFQPGPEVLIEGNPFRRPIGPPGAGAGDFSVPATEAEFLGSGQLIAGRVLCNAYESDMILLPAAGLASAKDDFDLFYGDEVRALRDAVRPGLERYAFSFLDDAVAVPPVRTLEELQAYFLTEVGGAGAPADASGSNPAVDPAAEVTGTMRLITECRRPEEAAALHLIQLALDALTEASAMARNLGGSYGVEQSELFKIFNDEFGYGVYGAKHSTIFKEMLASVGLRTDLHAYWNFYLTSSLVGVNYFNWLTEDHRGMFRYMAAVTYLEWLFAQGFADTGAMLRAVYGDRVDAKYCDEHAHIDVHHGRMTYENLLLGLARTHGELVIPELVRGIEDTKLLLRLGDADFRAQIAWADGLDRYTEKGAALASSALDDAETSTLRPDSPFCTGVYDSDRLVEITSGEADVYAWATGHPHRLGTGDVLLVPRGRLHGLKAASPEARVTVRTVERTSR; from the coding sequence GTGACGGCGATCACGGAGGCGCTCGGCGCACCGGCGCCGGGCATGGTGACGACGAGCATGGCACCGACGCCGGCCGCGGCGAGCGCCCTCGCCGCCTACTGCTCGCAGCGGATCTTCCAGCCCGGGCCCGAGGTCCTCATCGAGGGCAACCCGTTCCGGCGGCCGATCGGCCCGCCCGGCGCCGGCGCCGGCGACTTCTCCGTCCCGGCGACGGAGGCGGAGTTCCTCGGCAGCGGCCAGCTCATCGCCGGCCGCGTGCTGTGCAACGCCTACGAGAGCGACATGATCCTGCTGCCCGCCGCCGGGCTGGCCTCCGCGAAGGACGACTTCGACCTGTTCTACGGCGACGAGGTGCGGGCGCTGCGCGACGCCGTCCGGCCGGGCCTGGAGCGGTACGCGTTCTCCTTCCTGGACGACGCCGTCGCCGTCCCGCCGGTGCGAACGCTGGAGGAGCTCCAGGCGTACTTCCTCACCGAGGTCGGCGGCGCCGGGGCGCCCGCCGACGCGTCCGGGAGCAACCCGGCGGTGGACCCGGCGGCCGAGGTGACCGGCACCATGCGGCTGATCACCGAGTGCCGGCGGCCGGAGGAGGCCGCGGCGCTGCACCTGATCCAGCTCGCCCTGGACGCGCTGACCGAGGCGTCGGCCATGGCGCGCAACCTCGGCGGCTCCTACGGCGTCGAGCAGTCCGAGCTCTTCAAGATCTTCAACGACGAGTTCGGGTACGGGGTCTACGGCGCCAAGCACAGCACGATCTTCAAGGAGATGCTGGCCAGCGTCGGGCTGCGCACCGACCTGCACGCCTACTGGAACTTCTACCTGACCAGCTCCCTGGTCGGGGTGAACTACTTCAACTGGCTCACCGAGGACCACCGCGGCATGTTCCGCTACATGGCGGCGGTGACGTACCTGGAGTGGCTGTTCGCCCAGGGGTTCGCCGACACCGGCGCCATGCTCCGCGCCGTCTACGGCGACCGCGTGGACGCCAAGTACTGCGACGAGCACGCGCACATCGACGTCCACCACGGGCGGATGACCTACGAGAACCTGCTGCTCGGCCTGGCGCGCACGCACGGCGAGCTGGTCATTCCCGAGCTGGTGCGCGGCATCGAGGACACCAAGCTCCTGCTGCGCCTCGGCGACGCCGACTTCCGCGCGCAGATCGCCTGGGCCGACGGCCTCGACCGGTACACCGAGAAGGGCGCCGCGCTGGCGTCCTCCGCGCTGGACGACGCCGAGACGAGCACGCTCCGCCCGGACAGCCCGTTCTGTACCGGCGTGTACGACTCCGACCGGCTCGTGGAGATCACGAGCGGCGAGGCGGACGTGTACGCGTGGGCGACCGGCCACCCGCACCGGCTCGGCACGGGCGACGTGCTGCTGGTGCCGCGCGGCCGCCTGCACGGCCTGAAGGCCGCCTCGCCCGAGGCCCGGGTGACCGTTCGAACCGTCGAGAGGACGTCGCGATGA